In one window of Temnothorax longispinosus isolate EJ_2023e chromosome 9, Tlon_JGU_v1, whole genome shotgun sequence DNA:
- the Osp gene encoding protein outspread isoform X2 has product MSGGTAGGGGVRGTGAECRKFAPNIFNKSKCSSCFKQKEEHSAEALECNRATRKISKCGYLFVAPGWDFSNPLNRTKRWQRRWFVLYDDGELTYSVDEHPETVPQARIDMTRVLEVAAAEDVTGHPYSLAVTSPEGVTFVKGTCREETRWWTDVLQVYSRNKGRHKRNATFPGGQTTILQVTPTIRSNTPNPPRPRFNSCRSEPRGTAWIPETGGGTSDLCSSVFSSTPSLVTTSVITATSSSVLTNGNTESISEIRNNLSPLRALENGSAGNYLTAVTSTTSSSLNGNVSSTAYSTSSTAVSTATTTTASSIVSLTDKPPMIPNDARSTSYRDQPASSASPPTRDKLRAEDKARRRMSQQGERTGGIIGDAAGPASGEKLDDDACRRILLEHEREREGKLRDIAASLTQPRVRRIKPRTSEPTRDVVDAVNAAHQDKLIRGDPDGCGLDISGIRYSPTSELRVDLPAEDLLNIKKGWLMKQGLNKEWNKHWFVLRGCGLMYYRDPCAEDKGIMDGVIDLNTVTAVTPLQVARNYGFQTVAWDDRGSTVLSAVTAGIRSSWMSAIRRAANLPDPDSNVDSLTVCPDTQQETNPQSPTTSITDRERDSVVPSTSITPRSVLFSSDEEYRTASEGGRRESGDWSEMPVSPPLVRNDDWPMTLKGSGWSDAANHEWSELPPSPPLTRTALSRVKARSRSSSRSRVYKRSRSSPPSSRRSTLDSVRSEDLMMACCELGEDEEQNNGHLQNNSCLSSTNDSPLIVELLENQVSLLRDQLDQNQSHPSTLLVIVERQENEIESLKSQLNAARNDIASAEKELSRLRQQKAEASIREKQVEELLNTIQRTEQQRNKDLDDLEKMKKVYNREKEVLECKLLETEAILRETTERCEMLTNELTSNHRNVEHLQAETAAISDRLSQGIEENERLYNRVRELEEKNGLSASRERGRSFDSLSDLTNIELDLDLTALDKERVMEEYDELRSRFEKAVMEIRAMRKELREAHATQDVLELEIFAHKQDAANASETNQAQIQLMAARIQDLTNKLAASEKQIRTLKQKLTKAESRDKRRSLSLKGRESFQISQEVEDKLLDLENKICAIERGKSISAPVSAGSSSKESSPNLKKEKRRESKNLDRARLRRKSLDSATSSEPMKVLIRLSTLETKVASVAETMVSDAEKDSSECSEISGSSEISLEVMARLKKLERVVSKSKRRLEKCLGSTQAEDKAEKCLREVNEILDSCLECKKNQASAQITESVGVMVSRLETILKDKLSELTKRRQLLAQEGRLDEREKMRLVAERIAFESVILRQIKCALNRTTDRSAVLSELVETSQLASSLKRKIHGTKPKTYQKTNYIQYLTKVLASKLVLIGHASVSTETPKEISAARSESLNFLLQKQREINEIMRKYKDAKLRQLAESLAAETLSMSEQEDLAGKQISGSNKKLLEDRRIREAWALAQETVSKELVQAEVSHVIMRYGQLYEQNVTSITDICLSFDNADNIKLESWVDAAQARLRQEMEVSIHELSEAYEDCLRTMKKNKLTTPDSKHESRQLLTDYADVIAHKALIDSRIALLQETTRQSSTTLSGETFVSSLIRNEEILSCLANDEGYDLQNNPILDAEYSYLYQRLTKECDDRISGRRESKEQLKNVSQSLFHLEENLAELSKCIRDKTGMKIDSIVWPKSTSSVADWSSVCEKCLHLRQQIRKLSDYMNNVSCQTCNQLQETIQKITNEHNQELETLKRNQERDLMDIKGELDNQRQSLTTQYEHEAASLRERARKLEHRLNAMDSEHSAHVNELRAAYQRSISAELDTDAETRKRYKEEIKQLRALCEKGLLAMENSHRRIIAEMEEKHRQELENLRVEKEQALSEETQATLAALDAMRKAHEHEVQKEIAKFKQEFIKQMQAREDIGVLHKEHEEEMEEIKQEILSLSAKYSSKCVESAALEEKVGNLSKQLAQAQQHIMQLDARNKQLRAHLVLETNDSSINDTIHILRGRDNELAEPREEMHRLQQQFKHGDTLRESPGVPSKAALSLDYSPAYSPQRLRGNQGGGEQKLTCERSTKGASSLSSALQKQSLLTDRPQSAFSYRLERVKSVSLPYSSSLARPASSAGVSGSHVDGKEPPASLGQKERNGNLGTSLWDSLRPRSGLPHQYQELMRSPAMRWSSRSCRSLPPTPTPSYHHPLHPPLPAVGMVAERKKRFEL; this is encoded by the exons CCAGAAACGGTGCCTCAGGCGAGGATCGACATGACCCGCGTTCTGGAGGTGGCCGCAGCCGAGGACGTCACCGGGCATCCTTACAGCCTCGCCGTGACTTCGCCGGAGGGTGTGACCTTCGTCAAAGGGACGTGTCGCGAAGAGACCAGGTGGTGGACGGACGTTCTCCAGGTGTATTCGCGAAATAAG GGTCGGCACAAACGAAATGCAACCTTTCCCGGCGGGCAGACGACGATCCTACAAGTTACGCCGACGATTCGAA GTAACACGCCAAATCCACCGCGACCGCGCTTCAATAGCTGCCGATCGGAGCCGCGCGGCACCGCGTGGATTCCGGAGACCGGCGGCGGAACGTCGGATCTGTGCTCCTCCGTTTTCTCGTCCACGCCGTCCTTGGTGACGACCAGCGTCATTACCGCCACCAGCAGCAGCGTGCTGACCAACGGCAACACGGAGAGCATCTCCGAGATCAGGAACAATCTGTCGCCTCTGCGCGCCCTCGAGAACGGCTCCGCCGGAAATTATCTGACCGCGGTGACGTCGaccacgtcgtcgtcgttgaaCGGCAACGTCTCCAGTACGGCCTACTCGACTTCCTCGACCGCCGTTTccacggcgacgacgacgacggcgagcAGCATCGTCTCGTTGACCGATAAGCCGCCTATGATCCCCAACGACGCGAGATCGACGAGCTATCGAGATCAACCTGCTAGCAGCGCGTCACCGCCGACTCGGGACAAGCTCCGCGCCGAAGACAAGGCCAGGCGCAGGATGAGTCAGCAGGGCGAGCGGACAGGCGGCATTATCGGCGACGCGGCCGGCCCAGCCTCCGGCGAGAAACTAG ACGACGATGCGTGCCGGAGGATACTTTTGGAGCACGaacgggagagagagggaaagctACGAGATATAGCAGCTTCGTTAACGCAGCCGCGAGTGAGAAGAATTAAGCCAAGAACTTCGGAGCCAACGAGGGACGTCGTGGATGCGGTCAATGCGGCTCATCAGGATAAACTT ATCAGAGGCGATCCCGACGGCTGCGGCCTAGATATTTCCGGCATCAGGTATTCACCTACTTCCGAGTTGAGAGTCGATCTGCCGGCAGAGGACTTGCTGAACATCAAGAAGGGCTGGTTGATGAAGCAAGGCTTGAACAAG GAATGGAACAAACATTGGTTTGTTCTGAGGGGTTGCGGACTGATGTACTATAGGGATCCCTGTGCGGAGGACAAGGGCATTATGGATGGCGTTATAGACCTCAATACTGTCACCGCAGTCACGCCGCTTCAGGTCGCACGAAATTACGGATTCCAGACTGTC GCCTGGGACGACAGAGGTAGCACGGTGCTGTCCGCGGTGACAGCTGGTATTAGGTCCAGTTGGATGTCGGCCATCAGAAGAGCGGCCAATCTGCCTGATCCTGATAGTAACGTGGATTCTCTTACCGTCTGCCCGGATACTCAGCAAGAGACGAATCCGCAGTCACCTACTAC aTCCATTACGGATCGTGAAAGAGACTCTGTCGTTCCATCGACATCCATCACGCCCAGATCGGTTCTGTTCTCGTCTGACGAAGAGTATAGAACCGCTTCCGAGGGTGGACGAAGAGAGTCCGGCGACTGGTCGGAGATGCCGGTGTCGCCGCCGTTGGTGAGGAACGACGATTGGCCTATGACGTTGAAGGGTTCCGGCTGGTCGGATGCGGCAAACCACGAGTGGTCGGAGTTACCACCGTCGCCGCCGTTAACGAGAACCGCGTTGTCGAGGGTGAAAGCTCGGTCTAGATCGAGTTCCAGATCGAGAGTCTACAAGAGAAGTCGAAGTTCTCCACCGAGCTCGCGAAGAAGCACTCTGGACAGCGTGAGATCAGAAGATCTGATGATGGCTTGCTGCGAACTCGGCGAGGACGAGGAGCAGAACAATGGCCATCTGCAGAACAACAGCTGCCTCTCGAGTACCAACGACAGCCCTCTTATCGTTGAGCTTTTGGAGAATCAAGTGTCGCTGTTGCGCGATCAATTAGATCAGAATCAGTCCCATCCGAGTACGTTACTAGTCATTGTCGAGCGTCAGGAGAACGAAATCGAAAGTTTGAAATCGCAGCTGAATGCGGCGCGAAACGACATCGCGAGTGCAGAGAAGGAGCTGTCTAGGCTCCGACAGCAGAAAGCGGAGGCGTCCATCAGGGAGAAACAAGTGGAAGAATTGTTGAATACGATACAGAGGACGGAGCAGCAGAGGAATAAGGATCTGGACGATTTGGAGAAGATGAAGAAGGTGTACAACAGGGAAAAAGAAGTCTTGGAATGTAAATTACTTGAAACAGAGGCTATTCTGAGAGAGACGACGGAGAGATGTGAGATGCTTACTAACGAATTGACGTCGAATCATCGAAACGTCGAGCATCTACAGGCGGAAACAGCAGCTATCAGTGACAGATTGTCTCaag GTATCGAGGAAAATGAACGACTTTATAACAGAGTAAGGGAATTGGAGGAAAAGAATGGACTCTCAGCTTCGAGAGAACGTGGACGAAGCTTCGATTCGCTTAGCGACTTGACCAATATTGAGTTGGATTTAGATTTGACTGCGTTGGACAAGGAAAG agTCATGGAGGAATACGATGAGTTGCGAAGCCGTTTCGAGAAGGCTGTCATGGAGATTCGAGCCATGAGGAAAGAACTACGAGAAGCTCATGCGACACAAGATGTTTTGGAATTAGAAATCTTTGCGCATAAGCAGGACGCAGCTAATGCCAGCGAGACAAATCAAGCACAGATTCAGTTAATGGCGGCGAGAATCCAGGACTTAACCAACAAGTTAGCCGCTAGCGAAAAGCAAATTAGAACGCTGAAGCAAAAGCTGACAAAAGCTGAGAGCAGAGATAAGAGAAGATCACTCTCTCTTAAAGGAAGAGAATCTTTTCAGATCTCTCAGGAGGTGGAGGACAAACTGTTGGatctagaaaataaaatatgtgctATAGAGAGAGGCAAAAGCATCAGCGCTCCTGTTTCGGCTGGCAGCAGCTCAAAGGAGTCGAGTCCTAAtctgaaaaaagagaagaggagagaaagtAAGAATCTAGATCGAGCTAGACTGCGAAGAAAATCTTTAGACAGCGCGACGAGTTCTGAACCAATGAAAGTGTTGATTAGACTCAGTACTCTGGAAACAAAAGTGGCGAGCGTTGCTGAGACCATGGTCAGTGACGCAGAAAAAGACTCCAGTGAGTGTAGCGAAATTAGCGGGTCCTCCGAAATATCGTTAGAGGTCATGGCAAGGTTGAAGAAATTAGAGAGAGTAGTGTCAAAGTCGAAAAGACGATTGGAAAAATGTCTCGGCTCGACGCAAGCGGAGGATAAGGCCGAAAAATGTTTGCGCGAGGTGAATGAAATATTAGACTCGTGCTTAGAATGTAAGAAGAACCAGGCTAGCGCTCAAATCACCGAGTCAGTAGGAGTAATGGTATCTAGGCTAGAAACTATACTTAAGGACAAACTGAGCGAACTCACGAAGAGACGGCAGTTGCTGGCGCAGGAAGGCCGCTTGGACGAGAGGGAGAAGATGAGACTCGTCGCCGAGAGGATAGCCTTCGAGTCTGTGATCCTGCGGCAGATAAAATGCGCGCTGAATCGTACAACGGACAGAAGTGCCGTTCTGAGTGAATTGGTCGAAACTAGTCAGCTTGCCTCAAGCTTAAAACGTAAGATTCACGGAACTAAGCCCAAAACGTACCAAAAAACGAATTACATTCAGTATCTCACTAAAGTGTTAGCGAGTAAGTTAGTACTGATAGGACACGCCTCTGTATCGACGGAAACCCCGAAGGAGATTAGTGCCGCTCGCAGCGAAAGTCTTAACTTTTTGCTGCAGAAGCAGCGGGAGATCAACGAGATCATGCGGAAGTACAAGGACGCGAAGTTGCGACAGCTCGCGGAATCTCTGGCCGCCGAGACGTTGAGTATGTCCGAGCAGGAGGACCTCGCAGGCAAACAGATCAGTGGCTCGAACAAGAAACTACTTGAGGATAGACGTATTCGCGAGGCATGGGCTTTAGCGCAGGAGACCGTGAGCAAGGAACTCGTGCAGGCAGAAGTGTCTCATGTTATCATGCGTTATGGACAATTGTACGAGCAAAACGTCACCTCGATCACGGATATTTGCCTCAGCTTTGATAACGCGGACAATATTAAGCTAGAATCGTGGGTAGACGCAGCGCAAGCGAGATTACGCCAAGAGATGGAGGTCTCCATACATGAGCTGTCGGAGGCTTACGAGGATTGCTTGCGTACGATGAAGAAGAACAAGTTGACAACGCCCGATTCTAAGCACGAATCCCGCCAACTGCTCACAGACTACGCCGACGTAATTGCGCACAAGGCTTTAATAGATTCCAGAATCGCCCTTCTTCAGGAAACCACTCGGCAATCATCTACGACATTGTCTGGCGAGACTTTCGTATCTAGTCTTATCCGAAACGAAGAGATCCTTTCCTGTTTGGCAAACGACGAAGGATATGATCTTCAAAATAATCCGATTCTCGACGCGGAATATAGTTACCTTTACCAGCGATTGACTAAGGAATGCGATGATAGGATATCCGGAAGAAGAGAGTCGAAAGAGCAACTCAAGAACGTTAGTCAGTCATTGTTTCACTTGGAAGAGAATCTAGCTGAGCTCAGCAAATGTATAAGAGATAAAACAGGCATGAAAATCGACAGTATCGTTTGGCCCAAGTCGACGAGCAGCGTCGCGGATTGGTCTAGCGTATGCGAGAAATGCTTGCATTTACGACAACAGATAAGGAAGCTGAGCGATTATATGAACAACGTGTCGTGTCAGACGTGCAATCAACTGCAGGAAACTATTCAAAAGATAACTAACGAACATAATCAGGAATTAGAGACGCTCAAGCGCAATCAGGAGAGAGATTTGATGGATATCAAGGGCGAATTGGACAACCAGCGGCAATCTCTGACGACACAGTACGAGCATGAGGCGGCCAGTTTACGCGAGAGAGCCAGGAAACTGGAGCATCGTCTCAACGCGATGGATTCCGAGCATTCGGCTCACGTGAACGAGTTGAGAGCTGCTTATCAGAGATCGATAAGCGCCGAATTGGACACCGACGCCGAGACGCGAAAGCGATACAAGGAGGAGATTAAGCAGCTACGCGCGTTATGCGAAAAAGGTTTGTTGGCTATGGAGAACTCGCACAGGCGCATCATCGCCGAGATGGAGGAGAAACATCGGCAGGAACTGGAGAACCTCAGGGTGGAAAAGGAACAGGCGCTCTCCGAAGAGACACAGGCGACTCTGGCTGCATTAGATGCCATGAGGAAAGCGCACGAACACGAAGTGCAGAAGGAGATCGCCAAATTCAAGCAAGAATTCATCAAGCAGATGCAGGCGCGCGAGGACATTGGCGTGCTGCACAAAGAACATGA GGAGGAAATGGAGGAGATCAAGCAAGAGATTCTTTCTCTGTCTGCAAAGTATTCGTCCAAGTGCGTGGAGTCGGCCGCGTTGGAGGAGAAAGTGGGCAATCTGTCCAAGCAACTCGCCCAGGCGCAACAGCACATCATGCAACTGGACGCGAGGAACAAGCAGTTGCGAGCGCATCTAGTATTGGAGACGAACGACAGCAGTATCAACGACACTATACATATTCTAAGAGGTAGGGACAACGAGCTCGCCGAACCGAGGGAAGAGATGCATCGACTGCAACAACAATTTAAG CATGGGGACACCCTTCGTGAATCGCCCGGCGTGCCGTCGAAAGCCGCCCTGTCGCTAGACTACTCGCCCGCCTACTCGCCACAACGCCTCAGAGGTAATCAGGGTGGCGGCGAACAAAAATTAACGTGCGAACGGAGTACGAAAGGAGCGAGCTCCTTATCCAGCGCGTTGCAAAAACAGTCTCTGTTGACGGATCGGCCTCAGAGCGCATTCTCGTACAGACTCGAGCGCGTAAAGTCCGTCTCGTTGCCGTACTCGAGTAGTTTGGCCAGGCCGGCGAGTAGTGCCGGTGTTTCCGGCTCGCACGTTGACGGGAAAGAGCCGCCGGCGAGTTTAGGGCAAAAGGAGCGTAACGGCAACCTGGGCACGTCGTTATGGGACAGCTTGAGACCGAGGAGCGGCCTGCCTCATCAGTATCAAG AGTTGATGAGGTCTCCAGCAATGAGGTGGTCCAGCAGAAGTTGTCGCAGTCTACCTCCGACACCCACACCGAGTTACCATCATCCACTTCACCCTCCTCTACCCGCCGTGGGCATGGTCGCCGAGAGGAAGAAACGTTTTGAgctctga